Proteins encoded within one genomic window of Tabrizicola piscis:
- a CDS encoding dihydrofolate reductase family protein, with protein MTTGHVFIATSLDGFIARPDGTLDWLLSRDVPGEDHGYDAFMSGIDGLVMGRGTYEAVAGFDPWPYDKPVLVLSKTLANTPVPDRLSGRVRFADLSPKAALQACAADGMARVYVDGGQLVQSFLAEGLIADMIITSVPVLLGAGRRLFGPTPADIPLTHLRTVAFPSGLVQSSYRVGS; from the coding sequence ATGACCACTGGCCACGTCTTCATCGCCACCAGCCTTGATGGTTTCATCGCCCGCCCGGACGGCACGCTTGATTGGCTGCTCAGCCGCGACGTGCCCGGCGAAGACCACGGCTATGATGCTTTCATGTCCGGGATCGACGGCCTGGTGATGGGCCGCGGTACCTATGAGGCGGTCGCAGGGTTCGACCCTTGGCCCTATGACAAGCCGGTTCTGGTGCTGTCAAAGACCCTTGCCAATACCCCGGTCCCGGACCGCCTTTCTGGCCGTGTCCGCTTTGCCGACCTCTCGCCCAAGGCCGCGCTGCAGGCTTGCGCGGCTGATGGCATGGCCCGCGTCTACGTTGACGGCGGCCAATTGGTGCAATCCTTCCTTGCCGAGGGTCTGATCGCCGACATGATCATCACCAGCGTCCCCGTCCTGCTTGGCGCGGGTCGTCGGCTGTTTGGTCCCACGCCAGCCGACATTCCGCTGACCCATCTGAGGACCGTGGCCTTCCCCTCCGGCCTCGTGCAATCTTCCTATCGGGTCGGCAGCTGA
- a CDS encoding M20/M25/M40 family metallo-hydrolase gives MTLDAVLARIDDTLPDALDRLMDLLRIPSISTDPAFKPDCARAADWLVADLQSLGFDARAAATPGHPMVVGHGGTGKRHILFYGHYDVQPVDPLDLWDRDPFDPELQDTPKGKVIRARGSSDDKGQLMTFIEACRAWKHVHGTLPGNLTIFLEGEEESGSPSLIPFLKENRAELSAELALICDTGLFESAVPAITTMLRGLCKAEFTIRAAARDLHSGMYGGLARNPLHVMSALLAGLHDSTGAVTIPGFYDDVAELPDTLRQQWQSLAFDHATYLGDVGLSHPAGEQDRTPLEMIWSRPTAEVNGMWGGYTGAGFKTVLPGEAHAKVSFRLVSNQDPSKILTAFRAWAEAQMPADCEIIWHDGIDGAPASVMAIADPAFEAARQALTDEWGRPAAFIGSGGSIPVAGYFKSILGMDAMLIGFGKDDDQIHSPNEKYDLASFHLGIRSWARILARIA, from the coding sequence ATGACCCTAGACGCCGTCCTTGCCCGTATCGATGACACCCTGCCCGACGCCCTTGACCGGCTGATGGACCTGCTGCGCATCCCCTCCATCTCCACCGATCCGGCCTTCAAGCCCGATTGCGCCCGCGCGGCGGACTGGCTGGTGGCCGATCTTCAATCGCTGGGCTTTGACGCCCGCGCCGCTGCCACGCCGGGCCATCCGATGGTCGTGGGCCATGGCGGCACCGGCAAGCGGCACATCCTGTTCTACGGTCACTACGACGTGCAACCCGTTGATCCGCTTGACCTTTGGGACCGCGACCCCTTTGATCCCGAACTGCAGGACACCCCCAAAGGCAAGGTCATCCGCGCCCGTGGTTCGTCCGACGACAAGGGCCAGCTGATGACCTTCATCGAGGCGTGCCGCGCCTGGAAACATGTCCATGGCACCCTGCCCGGCAACCTGACGATCTTTCTTGAGGGCGAGGAGGAATCCGGCTCCCCCTCCCTCATCCCGTTCCTCAAGGAAAACCGCGCCGAACTGTCGGCCGAACTGGCGCTGATCTGCGACACCGGCCTGTTCGAAAGTGCTGTGCCCGCGATCACCACCATGCTGCGCGGGCTTTGCAAGGCGGAATTCACCATCCGCGCCGCCGCACGCGACCTACACTCGGGCATGTATGGCGGTCTGGCGCGCAACCCGCTGCATGTGATGTCCGCGCTGCTGGCGGGGCTGCACGATTCCACCGGTGCCGTGACTATCCCGGGCTTTTATGATGACGTGGCCGAACTGCCCGACACCCTGCGCCAGCAATGGCAATCGCTGGCCTTCGACCATGCCACCTACCTTGGCGACGTGGGCCTGTCCCATCCCGCCGGGGAACAGGACCGGACCCCGCTGGAAATGATCTGGTCCCGCCCGACGGCCGAGGTGAACGGCATGTGGGGCGGCTACACCGGCGCGGGCTTCAAGACCGTCCTGCCGGGCGAGGCGCATGCCAAGGTCAGCTTCCGCCTTGTGTCGAACCAGGACCCGTCCAAGATCCTGACCGCCTTCCGCGCTTGGGCCGAGGCGCAGATGCCCGCAGATTGCGAAATCATCTGGCACGACGGCATCGACGGTGCCCCCGCCTCGGTCATGGCCATCGCCGACCCGGCGTTTGAGGCTGCCCGTCAGGCCCTGACCGACGAATGGGGTCGCCCCGCCGCCTTCATCGGCTCGGGCGGGTCGATTCCGGTGGCGGGCTACTTCAAGTCGATCCTCGGGATGGATGCGATGTTGATCGGCTTTGGCAAGGATGACGACCAGATCCATTCCCCGAACGAAAAATACGATCTGGCGTCCTTCCACCTCGGCATCCGCAGCTGGGCGCGGATTCTGGCCAGAATCGCCTGA
- a CDS encoding pirin family protein, which produces MSWNPILDPQIPIGDAVDAIETVIIPRARDLGGFEVRRALPSGKRQMVGPFIFFDQMGPAEFLTGQGIDVRPHPHIGLGTVTYLLKGRMHHRDSLGTDQWIEPGAVNWMKAGWGITHSERTDGEVRATGQTLFGLQTWLALPKAQEDDPAAFIHTPSADLPVLEGEGKTVRLILGQAWGETAPMETPSEMFYADATLAPGAAIPLPDGQEDRGVYILQGEVTVAGQTFPTGQMLVFRPGDRISVKAGPAGARIMLLGGATMDGPRLIWWNFVASSKDRIDAAKEAWRAGDWAHGRFQLPPEDNAEFIPAPEQ; this is translated from the coding sequence ATGAGCTGGAACCCCATCCTCGACCCGCAGATCCCGATCGGCGACGCGGTCGACGCGATCGAGACTGTGATCATCCCGCGCGCCCGTGATCTTGGCGGGTTTGAGGTGCGCCGGGCGCTGCCCTCGGGCAAGCGCCAGATGGTCGGCCCCTTCATCTTCTTCGACCAGATGGGCCCGGCCGAGTTTCTGACGGGGCAGGGCATCGATGTGCGGCCTCACCCGCATATCGGGCTGGGGACGGTCACCTATCTTCTGAAAGGCCGCATGCACCACCGCGACAGTCTGGGGACCGACCAGTGGATCGAACCCGGCGCGGTCAACTGGATGAAGGCGGGTTGGGGCATCACCCATTCCGAACGCACCGATGGCGAGGTCAGGGCGACCGGGCAGACGCTGTTTGGCCTGCAGACCTGGCTGGCCCTGCCCAAGGCGCAGGAGGATGATCCGGCGGCGTTCATTCACACCCCTTCCGCCGACCTGCCGGTGCTGGAGGGTGAGGGCAAGACAGTCCGGCTGATCCTTGGCCAGGCCTGGGGCGAAACCGCGCCGATGGAGACCCCGTCCGAAATGTTCTACGCCGATGCGACCCTTGCCCCCGGTGCCGCGATCCCGTTGCCGGACGGGCAGGAGGATCGGGGGGTCTATATCCTGCAAGGTGAGGTCACGGTGGCGGGTCAGACCTTCCCCACCGGGCAGATGCTGGTCTTTCGGCCCGGTGACCGGATCAGCGTGAAAGCCGGTCCGGCGGGCGCGCGGATCATGCTGCTGGGCGGGGCCACGATGGACGGGCCGCGGCTGATCTGGTGGAATTTCGTCGCCTCGTCGAAGGACCGGATCGACGCCGCGAAAGAGGCGTGGCGGGCGGGGGACTGGGCGCATGGGCGGTTCCAGTTGCCGCCGGAGGACAATGCCGAATTCATCCCGGCGCCGGAGCAGTAA
- a CDS encoding RND transporter, protein MFLLDRLPLSVLLIAALALGLAPFVPEPHLWEKLKMLAAGTLVKPVDVFDLLLHATPVLLLAAKLLRLATKA, encoded by the coding sequence ATGTTCCTTCTTGACCGCCTGCCACTGTCTGTCCTGTTGATTGCCGCGCTGGCCTTGGGGCTAGCGCCGTTTGTGCCCGAGCCGCACCTTTGGGAAAAGCTGAAGATGCTGGCAGCAGGCACGCTGGTGAAGCCGGTCGACGTGTTTGACCTGCTGTTGCATGCCACGCCAGTTCTGCTTTTGGCCGCCAAGCTGCTGCGGCTGGCAACCAAGGCCTAG
- a CDS encoding HU family DNA-binding protein, producing the protein MPKSPDTKPAKPARGDKPAAAKAARAAKPAGEAVAAAAAAAPAKARPKPEAKAAAKAGSLAAGLKLRDLIDSVAAATGAKKPDAKIAVEATLAALAEALKAGSDMTLPPLGKIRVVKLAEKGDATMMTLKLRHGGGAGKGGSKPLAKDSEDD; encoded by the coding sequence ATGCCCAAATCCCCTGACACCAAACCCGCCAAACCCGCCCGGGGCGACAAACCTGCCGCCGCAAAGGCCGCCCGTGCGGCCAAGCCTGCGGGCGAAGCGGTTGCTGCCGCCGCGGCTGCCGCACCCGCCAAGGCCCGCCCAAAGCCCGAAGCCAAAGCTGCCGCGAAGGCCGGCTCGCTTGCCGCGGGTCTCAAGCTGCGCGACCTGATCGACAGCGTCGCCGCAGCGACCGGCGCGAAGAAACCCGACGCCAAGATCGCGGTCGAGGCCACGCTTGCCGCCCTTGCCGAGGCGCTGAAGGCCGGGTCCGACATGACCTTGCCGCCACTGGGCAAGATCCGCGTCGTGAAGCTGGCGGAAAAGGGCGATGCCACGATGATGACCCTGAAACTGCGGCACGGCGGCGGCGCTGGAAAAGGTGGTTCAAAGCCTCTTGCGAAGGATAGCGAGGACGACTAA
- the lon gene encoding endopeptidase La: protein MTDQLSPSYPVLPLRDIVVFPHMIVPLFVGREKSVRALEEVMQDDKQILLASQKDPTVDDPSTDGIFRTGVLANVLQLLKLPDGTVKVLVEGKARVRITGFVENPAYFEATAELLDEVEGDETAVEALVRAVGEEFERYSKIKKNIPEEALAAVSDTRDPARLADLVAGHLGVDVRQKQEILETLNVSERLEKIYGHMQGELSVLQVEKKIKSRVKTQMEKTQREYYLNEQMKAIQKELGDGEDGQNEVAELEARIAKTALSKEAREKADAELKKLKSMSPMSAEATVVRNYLDWLLGVPWGVKSRMKKDLPAAQKVLDKDHFGLEKVKERIVEYLAVQARSTKLKGPILCLVGPPGVGKTSLGRSVAKATGREFIRISLGGVRDESEIRGHRRTYIGSMPGKIIQNLKKAKTTNPLILLDEIDKMGQDFRGDPASALLEVLDPEQNSTFVDHYLEVEYDLSNVMFITTANSYNMPGPLMDRMEIIPLAGYTEDEKREIAKQHLLPKQIAANGLKKGEFSVSDAALTHTIRYYTREAGVRNLEREIAKLARKAVTDILKGKTKRVDVDPAKVEEYLGVQRHRYGLAELEDQVGVVTGLAWTSVGGDLLQIEALKLPGKGRMKTTGKLGDVMKESIDAAASYVRSISPQIGVKPPKFETMDIHVHVPDGATPKDGPSAGLAMVTSIVSVLTGIPVRRDIAMTGEVSLRGNAMPIGGLKEKLLAALRGGIKTVFIPEENAKDLTEIPANVKEGLTIIPVKHVREVLAQALTRQPEPVEWDEAAEEAAAAARASQTPPPAQTAH from the coding sequence ATGACTGACCAGCTGTCCCCCAGCTATCCCGTCCTCCCCCTCCGCGACATTGTGGTGTTCCCCCACATGATCGTGCCCCTGTTCGTCGGACGCGAAAAATCGGTCCGCGCGCTGGAAGAGGTGATGCAGGACGACAAGCAGATCCTCCTCGCCTCGCAGAAGGACCCGACGGTTGACGATCCGTCAACTGACGGCATCTTCCGCACCGGCGTTCTGGCCAACGTGCTGCAATTGCTCAAGCTTCCTGACGGAACCGTGAAGGTTCTGGTCGAAGGCAAGGCACGCGTGCGCATTACGGGGTTTGTCGAGAACCCTGCATATTTCGAAGCCACCGCCGAACTTCTGGATGAAGTCGAAGGCGATGAAACCGCGGTCGAGGCTTTGGTCCGCGCCGTGGGCGAAGAATTCGAACGCTATTCGAAGATCAAGAAGAACATCCCCGAAGAGGCGCTGGCCGCTGTGTCAGACACCCGCGATCCTGCGCGGCTGGCTGACCTTGTCGCCGGCCACCTGGGTGTTGACGTCCGCCAAAAGCAGGAGATTCTTGAAACCCTCAACGTGTCCGAGCGGCTGGAGAAGATCTACGGCCACATGCAGGGCGAACTTTCGGTCCTGCAGGTCGAGAAAAAGATCAAGTCCCGCGTCAAGACCCAGATGGAAAAGACGCAGCGCGAGTACTATCTGAATGAGCAGATGAAGGCCATTCAGAAGGAACTTGGCGACGGCGAGGATGGCCAGAACGAAGTGGCCGAACTTGAGGCCCGCATCGCCAAGACCGCCCTGTCGAAAGAGGCCCGCGAAAAGGCGGATGCCGAGCTGAAGAAGCTGAAATCCATGTCGCCGATGTCGGCCGAGGCAACGGTGGTGCGCAACTATCTTGACTGGCTCTTGGGCGTGCCATGGGGCGTCAAGTCGCGGATGAAGAAGGACCTTCCCGCCGCGCAAAAGGTCTTGGACAAGGACCATTTCGGTCTGGAAAAGGTCAAGGAACGCATCGTCGAATACCTTGCTGTGCAGGCCCGTTCGACCAAGCTCAAGGGGCCGATCCTCTGCCTCGTCGGCCCTCCGGGCGTCGGGAAGACCTCGCTTGGCAGGTCGGTTGCCAAGGCCACGGGGCGCGAATTCATCCGCATTTCGCTGGGCGGCGTGCGCGATGAATCCGAAATCCGGGGTCACCGGCGGACCTATATCGGGTCGATGCCGGGCAAGATCATCCAGAACCTGAAGAAGGCCAAGACCACCAACCCGCTGATCCTTCTGGATGAAATCGACAAGATGGGCCAGGATTTCCGGGGCGACCCGGCCAGCGCCCTGCTTGAGGTGCTGGATCCCGAACAGAACTCCACCTTCGTCGACCACTATCTTGAGGTGGAGTATGACCTGTCCAACGTGATGTTCATCACCACGGCGAACTCCTACAACATGCCGGGCCCCCTGATGGACCGGATGGAGATCATCCCGCTGGCTGGCTACACCGAGGATGAAAAGCGCGAGATTGCCAAGCAGCACCTGCTGCCCAAGCAGATCGCGGCGAACGGTTTGAAGAAGGGTGAATTCAGCGTCAGTGACGCAGCCCTGACCCACACCATCCGCTACTACACCCGCGAAGCCGGGGTGCGGAACCTTGAGCGCGAGATTGCAAAACTTGCGCGCAAGGCGGTGACGGACATCCTCAAGGGCAAGACCAAGCGTGTCGACGTGGACCCCGCCAAGGTCGAGGAATATCTGGGCGTCCAGCGCCACCGCTATGGTCTGGCTGAGCTAGAGGATCAGGTCGGCGTCGTCACCGGTCTGGCATGGACCAGCGTCGGCGGTGATCTGCTGCAGATCGAAGCGCTGAAACTGCCCGGCAAGGGCCGGATGAAGACGACTGGCAAGCTGGGCGATGTGATGAAGGAATCCATCGACGCCGCGGCAAGCTATGTGCGGTCCATCTCGCCGCAGATCGGGGTGAAGCCGCCCAAGTTCGAGACGATGGACATCCACGTCCACGTTCCGGATGGGGCGACGCCAAAGGACGGCCCCTCGGCCGGCCTTGCGATGGTCACCTCCATCGTTTCGGTCCTGACCGGGATTCCGGTCCGTCGCGACATCGCCATGACGGGCGAGGTTTCGCTGCGTGGCAATGCGATGCCAATCGGCGGTCTGAAGGAAAAACTTCTGGCCGCGCTGCGGGGGGGGATCAAGACGGTCTTCATCCCGGAAGAGAACGCCAAGGATCTGACCGAGATCCCCGCGAATGTGAAAGAGGGGCTGACGATCATCCCCGTAAAGCATGTGCGTGAGGTGTTGGCCCAGGCCCTGACCCGACAGCCCGAGCCGGTGGAATGGGACGAAGCCGCGGAAGAGGCTGCCGCCGCCGCACGGGCGTCGCAAACGCCGCCTCCGGCGCAGACCGCACACTGA
- a CDS encoding helix-turn-helix domain-containing protein: MIGWRSKPSTTEEDKPKGFDDFELRLGDLMRGERATLGKSLLDVQRELKIKATYIAAIENADLSAFETPGFVAGYVRSYARYLAMDPDWAFERFCAEAGYAVSHGLSAAAAPQQIIKARARSEFSDPLGNPNASFVPRGEAMFARVEPGAVGSIAVLIALIGAIGYGGWSVLQEVQRVQLAPVDEAPTVVAQIDPLANAGDAAPQLVTTRADTTSETTVDLAEADTTSGSDMMDRLYRPQALDVPVLTSRDGPIAAIDPRQTGVLADAGEAAAVDAAISEALGPDVQVVASAQQGVEVLAVRPAWVRVDAADGTVLFEKILDAGERYAVPALEEPPVFRTGNSGSVYFVVDGATLGPVAPGANVVRNIALSPEALTQTMAAADLTADEDLARFATADATGVAPAVEGATD, translated from the coding sequence ATGATCGGTTGGAGGTCGAAACCTTCGACAACCGAAGAGGACAAGCCCAAGGGCTTTGACGACTTTGAGTTGCGTCTTGGTGATCTGATGCGGGGCGAACGCGCCACGCTGGGCAAATCGCTGCTTGATGTTCAGCGTGAGCTGAAGATCAAGGCCACCTACATTGCCGCCATCGAAAACGCCGACCTTTCCGCCTTTGAAACCCCCGGCTTTGTGGCTGGCTATGTCCGGTCCTATGCGCGCTATCTGGCGATGGATCCGGACTGGGCCTTCGAACGCTTCTGCGCCGAAGCGGGCTATGCTGTGTCGCATGGTCTTTCGGCGGCTGCTGCACCGCAGCAAATCATCAAGGCCCGGGCACGGTCCGAATTTTCCGATCCGCTTGGCAACCCGAACGCCAGTTTCGTTCCGCGGGGCGAGGCGATGTTCGCCCGGGTCGAACCCGGGGCGGTCGGGTCGATTGCGGTGCTGATCGCCCTGATCGGGGCCATCGGCTATGGTGGCTGGTCGGTCCTGCAAGAAGTGCAGCGCGTGCAACTGGCCCCGGTGGATGAGGCTCCTACCGTGGTGGCCCAGATCGACCCGCTGGCCAATGCGGGTGACGCTGCGCCGCAGTTGGTGACCACAAGGGCCGACACAACTTCGGAAACCACGGTTGATCTGGCTGAGGCGGATACGACCTCGGGGTCTGACATGATGGACCGGCTTTACCGGCCACAGGCGCTGGATGTGCCGGTGCTGACGTCGCGCGACGGCCCGATTGCCGCGATTGACCCGCGCCAGACTGGTGTGCTGGCCGATGCCGGTGAAGCGGCGGCTGTGGATGCCGCGATTTCCGAGGCCTTGGGTCCGGACGTGCAGGTCGTCGCCTCGGCCCAGCAGGGGGTTGAGGTTCTGGCCGTGCGCCCGGCTTGGGTGCGGGTTGATGCCGCTGATGGCACTGTGCTGTTTGAAAAGATCCTTGATGCTGGCGAACGCTATGCCGTGCCCGCGCTGGAAGAACCGCCAGTCTTCCGCACCGGCAATTCCGGGTCGGTCTATTTTGTGGTCGACGGGGCGACCCTTGGCCCGGTGGCGCCGGGTGCCAATGTGGTGCGCAACATCGCTCTGTCGCCCGAAGCGCTGACCCAGACCATGGCTGCGGCCGACCTGACCGCGGACGAAGATCTGGCTCGCTTTGCCACCGCTGACGCGACCGGGGTGGCCCCTGCGGTCGAGGGTGCGACAGACTAA
- the ispG gene encoding flavodoxin-dependent (E)-4-hydroxy-3-methylbut-2-enyl-diphosphate synthase, with translation MSHNPIRPWRNIDRRVSRQIRVGKVLVGGDAPISVQTMTNTLTTDVAATIEQIQRCAVAGADIVRVSTPDKESTAALREIVAESPVPIVADIHFHYKRAIEAAEAGAACLRINPGNIGDAKRVAEVVRAAKDHGCSIRIGVNAGSLEKHLLDKYGEPCPDAMVESGLDHIKLLQDNDFHEFKISVKASDVFMAAAAYQQLAGVTDAPIHLGITEAGGLMSGTVKSAIGLGSLLWFGIGDTIRVSLSADPVEEVKVGFEILKSLGLRHRGVTIISCPSCARQGFDVIKTVSALEERLGHITTSMSLSIIGCVVNGPGEALMTDIGFTGGGAGKGMVYLAGKQDHTLSNDRMVDHIVELVEAKAAEIDAAEKRAAEDLAAE, from the coding sequence ATGTCCCATAACCCCATCCGCCCCTGGCGCAACATCGACCGCCGGGTGTCGCGCCAGATCCGGGTGGGCAAGGTGCTTGTCGGCGGGGATGCGCCCATCTCGGTCCAGACGATGACCAATACGCTGACCACGGATGTGGCGGCGACCATCGAGCAGATCCAGCGCTGCGCAGTGGCGGGGGCGGATATCGTCCGCGTTTCGACCCCTGACAAGGAAAGCACGGCGGCGCTGCGCGAGATCGTGGCAGAAAGCCCGGTGCCGATCGTGGCGGACATCCATTTCCACTACAAGCGCGCGATCGAAGCGGCCGAGGCGGGGGCTGCCTGCCTGCGGATCAACCCCGGCAACATCGGCGACGCCAAGCGCGTGGCCGAGGTGGTGCGGGCTGCCAAGGACCATGGGTGCAGCATCCGCATCGGGGTGAATGCCGGGTCATTGGAAAAGCACCTTCTGGATAAGTATGGCGAGCCTTGCCCCGACGCGATGGTGGAATCGGGTCTGGATCATATCAAGCTGTTGCAGGACAACGATTTTCACGAATTCAAGATCAGCGTGAAGGCGTCGGACGTGTTCATGGCGGCGGCGGCCTATCAGCAGCTTGCCGGGGTGACGGATGCCCCGATCCATTTGGGCATCACCGAGGCTGGCGGGCTGATGTCCGGCACCGTGAAATCGGCCATCGGGCTGGGAAGCCTGCTTTGGTTCGGGATTGGTGACACGATCCGTGTCTCGCTGTCCGCCGATCCGGTTGAAGAGGTGAAGGTGGGCTTCGAGATCCTGAAAAGCCTTGGCCTGCGGCACCGGGGGGTGACGATCATCAGCTGCCCGTCCTGCGCGCGGCAGGGGTTTGACGTGATCAAGACGGTCAGCGCGCTGGAAGAGCGGCTGGGGCATATCACCACCTCGATGAGCCTGTCGATCATCGGCTGCGTGGTGAACGGCCCGGGCGAGGCGCTGATGACCGACATCGGCTTTACCGGCGGCGGGGCGGGCAAGGGGATGGTCTATCTGGCGGGCAAGCAGGACCACACTTTGTCGAACGACCGGATGGTCGACCACATCGTCGAACTTGTCGAAGCAAAGGCTGCCGAGATTGACGCTGCCGAGAAGCGCGCGGCGGAGGATCTGGCGGCCGAGTAG
- the hemA gene encoding 5-aminolevulinate synthase, which produces MDFEAALDASLQRLHDEGRYRTFIDIERRQGQFPHAVWTKPDGSQKDITVWCGNDYLGMGQHPVVLAAMHEALEATGAGSGGTRNISGTTVYHKRLEAEIADLHGKEGALVFTSAYIANDATLSTLRAIFPGLIIYSDALNHASMIEGVRRGGGEKRIFRHNDVAHLRALLAADDPAAPKLIAFESIYSMDGDFGPIAEICDLAAEFGALTYIDEVHAVGMYGPRGAGVAERDGQMGRIDIINGTLAKAYGVFGGYIAASAKMVDAVRSYAPGFIFTTSLPPAVAAGAAASVRFLKGEGGQALRARHQTQASILKLRLKGMGLPIIDHGSHIVPVHVGNPHHCKLISDMLLENHGIYVQPINFPTVPRGTERLRFTPSPVHGPKDVEALVHAMDALWSHCALNRAEAVA; this is translated from the coding sequence ATGGATTTTGAAGCCGCCCTCGACGCCAGCCTGCAACGGCTGCATGACGAAGGGCGCTATCGCACCTTCATCGACATCGAACGCCGGCAGGGTCAGTTCCCCCATGCGGTCTGGACCAAGCCGGATGGCAGCCAGAAGGACATCACCGTCTGGTGCGGGAACGACTATCTGGGGATGGGGCAGCATCCGGTGGTGCTGGCCGCGATGCATGAGGCGCTGGAGGCGACGGGGGCAGGGTCCGGCGGGACGCGCAACATCAGCGGCACGACGGTGTATCACAAGCGGCTGGAGGCCGAGATTGCCGATCTGCATGGCAAGGAAGGCGCGCTGGTGTTCACCAGTGCCTATATCGCGAATGATGCGACGCTGAGCACGCTGCGGGCGATCTTTCCGGGGCTGATCATCTATTCCGACGCGCTGAACCACGCCAGCATGATCGAAGGCGTGCGGCGCGGGGGCGGGGAGAAGCGGATCTTCCGGCACAACGATGTGGCGCATCTGCGCGCGCTGCTGGCGGCGGATGATCCAGCGGCGCCGAAGCTGATCGCGTTCGAATCGATCTATTCGATGGATGGCGACTTTGGCCCGATCGCCGAAATCTGCGATCTGGCGGCGGAGTTCGGCGCGCTGACCTATATCGACGAGGTGCATGCCGTGGGCATGTATGGCCCGCGCGGGGCGGGGGTGGCGGAGCGTGATGGCCAGATGGGCCGGATCGACATCATCAACGGAACACTCGCCAAGGCCTATGGGGTGTTCGGCGGGTATATTGCTGCATCTGCGAAGATGGTGGATGCGGTGCGGTCCTACGCGCCGGGGTTCATTTTCACCACCTCGCTGCCGCCTGCCGTGGCGGCCGGGGCTGCGGCGTCGGTGCGGTTTCTGAAGGGCGAGGGCGGTCAGGCATTGCGCGCGCGGCACCAGACGCAGGCCAGTATCCTGAAGCTGCGGCTGAAGGGGATGGGCCTGCCGATCATCGACCACGGGTCGCATATCGTGCCGGTCCATGTCGGCAATCCGCACCACTGCAAGTTGATCTCGGACATGCTGCTGGAGAATCACGGCATCTATGTCCAGCCGATCAACTTTCCCACCGTCCCGCGCGGGACGGAGCGGCTGCGCTTTACCCCGTCGCCGGTGCATGGCCCGAAGGATGTCGAGGCGCTGGTGCATGCGATGGATGCATTGTGGAGCCATTGTGCGCTGAATCGTGCCGAGGCGGTGGCTTAA
- a CDS encoding DUF4287 domain-containing protein, with translation MTSKANPAAPKGPASYFPSIEKTYGQPIAHWLELVAAMGDRTHMEKV, from the coding sequence ATGACCAGCAAAGCAAACCCGGCCGCCCCCAAAGGTCCGGCCTCCTACTTCCCGTCGATCGAAAAGACCTATGGTCAGCCGATAGCGCATTGGCTGGAACTTGTGGCCGCGATGGGTGACAGGACACATATGGAGAAGGTATAG
- a CDS encoding GNAT family N-acetyltransferase: MTTIQDATPGDEAAWRALWDQYLAFYKVDLAPAISAATWARLMDPASPVKARLALVDGQVMGFAIHMHHPSTWVATEDAYLEDLFVTDAARGQGLGRALIDDLITIARAKGWARLYWHTNQGNNRARALYDQYVASDGHIRYRMAL, encoded by the coding sequence ATGACCACGATCCAAGACGCCACCCCGGGCGATGAGGCCGCATGGCGCGCCCTCTGGGACCAGTATCTGGCCTTCTACAAGGTCGACCTAGCGCCCGCCATCTCTGCGGCCACCTGGGCGCGGTTGATGGACCCCGCCTCGCCGGTCAAGGCGCGGCTGGCGCTGGTGGATGGGCAGGTCATGGGATTCGCCATCCACATGCACCACCCTTCCACCTGGGTCGCGACCGAGGATGCCTATCTGGAAGACCTTTTCGTCACCGATGCTGCCCGTGGCCAAGGCCTCGGCCGCGCACTGATCGACGATCTGATCACCATTGCCCGCGCCAAGGGCTGGGCGCGGCTTTACTGGCATACCAACCAAGGCAACAACCGCGCCCGCGCGCTCTATGACCAGTATGTCGCCTCAGACGGCCATATCCGCTATCGGATGGCGCTTTGA